The Blastocatellia bacterium genome includes a region encoding these proteins:
- a CDS encoding S8 family serine peptidase, with the protein MKKNYLSRAIPFLISLALLMPTMLGNARVSRADQADQSEVVSTRGPAFNTDDSARFRGKKISPELESMAAQSAASDEPIRTIVQVKDPQSQSLKQLLKRHGIRVRKNLTRLQMLDAELPASALRELAESDDIEFVSANQDVAALGHVTLTTGADAASQMGGGKDGLDGKDITIAILDSGIDLSHKAFSSNLSRIKASVDFTGEGKIYEDPYGHGTHVAALSAANDDPTHDVYGGIAPSANLINLRVLNSQGVGTTSAVLNAINWVLTNRVTYNIKVVNMSLGSPAVASYQNDPICLGVRRLVDAGVVVVAAAGNNGKDANGQTIYGAIHSPGIEPSAITVGCSNTMGTDSRADDVVTSFSSRGPTRGYTTDSAGVNHYDNLIKPDLVAPGNRLVQAESENNYLVRTYPTLETGIYHQDNMREMYLSGTSMSSPNVAGAVALMLQANSKLTPNMVKAILMYTAQPLPGFNMLEQGAGQLNVEGAVRLAKLVRTDLTAQTALGSALLTVSTPPVPQTTIAGGTFTWAQGIIGNYSYMTGSDLITKYQLMYGQGFLLSNGFLLSNGFLLSDSTQVTNGVTVGDSLLTSNGYPLGNGASFLGTSFLLSNGAMLPDGFLLSNGVVVSDGFLLSNGFLLSNGFLLSNSYQAFTQAFGDPGPCMK; encoded by the coding sequence ATGAAAAAGAACTATCTCTCTCGTGCGATTCCGTTCTTGATTTCCCTTGCGTTGCTCATGCCGACCATGCTCGGCAACGCCAGGGTCTCCCGCGCGGATCAAGCCGATCAATCAGAGGTAGTCTCGACACGCGGGCCGGCGTTCAACACGGACGATTCTGCCAGGTTCAGGGGCAAGAAGATCTCGCCCGAATTAGAGTCTATGGCGGCGCAGTCGGCGGCAAGTGACGAGCCCATCCGCACCATCGTGCAGGTCAAAGACCCGCAGAGCCAGAGCCTCAAGCAATTGCTCAAGCGCCACGGCATTCGCGTGCGTAAAAACCTGACTCGTTTACAGATGCTCGACGCCGAGCTGCCCGCAAGCGCCTTGCGCGAGCTGGCCGAGAGCGACGATATCGAATTTGTTTCGGCTAACCAGGATGTGGCGGCGCTCGGCCACGTGACGCTGACGACTGGCGCCGATGCGGCGAGCCAAATGGGCGGCGGCAAGGACGGCCTGGACGGCAAGGACATCACGATTGCGATTCTCGATTCCGGCATAGACCTGTCGCACAAAGCATTCAGCAGCAACCTTAGCCGGATCAAAGCCAGCGTAGACTTCACCGGTGAGGGGAAGATCTACGAAGACCCTTACGGTCATGGCACGCACGTCGCCGCGCTGTCGGCTGCCAATGATGACCCGACCCATGATGTCTATGGCGGCATTGCGCCCAGTGCCAACTTGATCAACCTGCGCGTCCTCAACTCTCAGGGCGTCGGTACGACCTCTGCTGTGCTGAACGCCATCAATTGGGTGCTGACGAATCGGGTGACGTACAACATCAAAGTCGTCAACATGAGCCTGGGCTCGCCGGCGGTCGCCTCTTACCAGAATGACCCGATCTGCCTGGGCGTGCGCCGTCTGGTCGATGCCGGCGTCGTCGTCGTCGCGGCGGCGGGCAACAACGGCAAAGATGCCAACGGGCAAACGATCTATGGCGCGATTCACTCGCCGGGCATCGAGCCGTCGGCGATTACCGTCGGCTGCTCGAATACCATGGGAACCGACTCGCGCGCCGACGATGTCGTCACGTCATTCAGCTCGCGCGGGCCGACGCGCGGCTATACGACGGACAGCGCCGGCGTCAATCATTACGACAACTTGATCAAGCCCGATCTGGTCGCGCCCGGCAACCGGCTGGTTCAGGCCGAATCGGAAAATAATTACCTGGTCAGGACTTACCCGACACTCGAAACCGGCATCTATCATCAAGACAACATGAGGGAGATGTACCTGAGCGGCACATCGATGTCCAGCCCGAACGTCGCCGGCGCGGTGGCCTTGATGCTGCAAGCCAACTCGAAGCTGACGCCCAACATGGTCAAAGCCATCCTCATGTACACGGCGCAGCCGCTGCCCGGCTTCAACATGCTCGAACAGGGCGCCGGCCAGCTCAACGTCGAAGGCGCCGTAAGGTTAGCCAAGCTCGTACGCACAGACCTGACGGCGCAGACGGCGCTTGGCAGCGCACTGTTGACGGTTAGCACGCCGCCGGTGCCGCAGACGACGATAGCCGGCGGCACCTTCACCTGGGCGCAGGGGATCATCGGTAACTACAGCTACATGACGGGCTCGGACCTGATCACCAAGTACCAGCTCATGTACGGCCAGGGCTTCCTGCTGAGCAATGGCTTTCTGCTCAGCAACGGCTTCCTGCTGTCGGACTCCACACAGGTGACGAATGGCGTGACGGTCGGCGATAGCCTCCTGACCAGCAACGGCTATCCGCTGGGCAATGGCGCGAGTTTCCTGGGCACGAGCTTCTTGCTCAGCAATGGGGCGATGCTGCCGGATGGCTTCCTGTTGAGTAATGGCGTCGTCGTCAGCGACGGCTTCCTGCTCAGCAATGGATTTTTATTGAGCAACGGCTTCTTGCTCAGCAACTCTTACCAGGCCTTTACACAGGCATTTGGCGATCCAGGGCCGTGTATGAAGTAG
- a CDS encoding GNAT family N-acetyltransferase, which yields MHTLVQPQADVAASCCLLRPPRAAQRLTSEDEPEVRRFLAQRPMQTFGLLGLIADNGLVSPHNRGDFYAYRGAENQLEGVALIGYNTVIDARTSEAIQIFADLAKAVINPLLILGQEQQIDRFIEYYADVMYKCTTIDRYWLFRQGGHPDNHNPLPGVRLATLADLELVARAHAQCGKEETGVDGLVMDAEGFMARCARRISRGRTWVWIEQGRLILKLDVVTEAPEVAYLESLWVAPEDRGKGYGSRFIKQVGEHLLKNSAAVCLLAQETNHTAHMLYWKAGYEVIDTYRAMFCNKAMTV from the coding sequence GTGCATACATTAGTCCAACCCCAAGCGGACGTTGCCGCGAGCTGTTGCCTGCTTAGGCCGCCGCGCGCCGCGCAACGTCTAACCAGTGAAGACGAACCGGAAGTCCGCCGGTTTCTCGCCCAACGCCCCATGCAGACGTTCGGGCTGCTCGGATTGATCGCCGACAACGGCCTGGTCAGCCCGCACAACCGCGGCGACTTTTACGCCTATCGCGGCGCTGAGAATCAGCTCGAGGGCGTCGCCCTGATCGGCTACAACACGGTCATTGATGCGCGCACCAGTGAAGCCATCCAAATTTTCGCCGACCTGGCTAAGGCGGTGATCAACCCTCTGCTCATCCTCGGGCAGGAGCAGCAGATTGATCGCTTCATCGAGTATTACGCCGACGTCATGTACAAATGCACGACGATTGATCGCTACTGGCTCTTTCGCCAGGGCGGCCACCCCGATAACCATAACCCGCTGCCCGGCGTGCGACTGGCAACCCTCGCCGACCTGGAGCTGGTCGCCCGCGCCCACGCGCAGTGCGGCAAGGAAGAGACCGGCGTCGATGGCCTGGTGATGGACGCCGAAGGCTTTATGGCGCGTTGCGCCCGTCGCATCAGCCGCGGACGCACATGGGTGTGGATCGAGCAGGGTCGGCTCATCCTCAAGCTCGATGTCGTCACAGAGGCCCCGGAGGTCGCTTACCTCGAAAGCCTCTGGGTTGCCCCCGAAGATCGCGGCAAAGGCTACGGCTCGCGATTCATCAAACAGGTGGGCGAGCACCTGCTGAAAAACTCGGCGGCGGTCTGCCTCCTGGCCCAGGAAACCAATCACACGGCGCACATGCTGTATTGGAAGGCGGGCTACGAAGTGATTGATACGTACCGGGCAATGTTCTGCAACAAGGCCATGACAGTTTGA
- a CDS encoding EAL domain-containing protein has translation MEQRGKKHLYGPYVWTIVMVGLLVLVDAGRQLYARQVGTHFWLLLLATVLIASHITVKFFRFDSYISISDIFIFLALLLLGREAAVMIGAAESLYSSVRITKKPLTMAFNAAAMACSTYITASISTALFGPLSQLADIDYSARLIAATCVMGTVQYFVNSWLVATAASFWMDKPVLATWRKHYVWASITYLAGASAAAITFKLIGMVGFYAFIAVMPIVAIIYFTYLTYVKNIQASTAQAESEKRFHQAFDQAPIGMALVSPDGRWLQVNQSLCTLIGYSEPELLQKNCRAITLPEDLQKMAATIAQVAETQAAISQVEVRYLHKQGQQVCALIGVSPLVGAEEAAPQLIFQIQDITDRKRAEAQLIHDAYHDALTGLPNRSWFTEQLGQALTAARSDSRAGFAVLFLDLDRFKIINDSMGHLFGDQLLINTAERLKASVRPGDKIARLGGDEFTVLMSGLTEQAEVIQIVERIQREVSLPFVLNGFETFTTASIGIALSELGYDKPEELLRDADTAMYQAKSLGKAQHVIFDKRMHLRALNLLQLESDLRRAIDRGEFRVQYQPIISLSSGTLSGFEALVRWHHPERGLISPDEFISVAEETGLIVPLGKWVLAEACGQMKLWEARFGADLPLLMSVNLSSRQFMDANLLDQILQIVAETRVDPRKLKLEITESVVMENIEVATQMLNQLRAIGVGLSIDDFGTGYSSLSYLHRLPINTLKIDRSFVSRMNDQNENYEIVRTIVLLAQNLGLGIIAEGVETIEQVARLAELKCDHGQGFFFSRPIDADNATLLVEKMMRAEPISMEVDELIGGHLDVALVNTYPM, from the coding sequence ATGGAACAGCGCGGCAAAAAACACCTCTACGGCCCATACGTCTGGACCATCGTGATGGTCGGGCTGCTGGTGCTCGTAGATGCGGGGCGCCAGTTGTACGCCCGGCAAGTCGGCACGCACTTCTGGCTGCTGCTGCTGGCCACGGTGCTGATCGCCTCGCACATCACGGTCAAGTTCTTCCGCTTCGATTCCTACATCTCGATTTCGGATATCTTCATCTTCCTGGCGCTGCTGCTGCTCGGACGCGAAGCGGCGGTGATGATCGGCGCCGCCGAAAGCCTCTACTCGTCTGTGCGGATCACCAAGAAGCCGCTGACGATGGCCTTCAACGCCGCCGCCATGGCCTGCTCGACCTATATCACCGCCAGCATTTCGACGGCGCTCTTCGGGCCGCTATCGCAACTGGCCGACATCGATTATTCGGCGCGGCTGATCGCCGCCACCTGCGTGATGGGCACCGTGCAGTACTTCGTCAATTCGTGGCTGGTGGCGACGGCGGCCAGCTTCTGGATGGACAAGCCTGTGCTGGCCACCTGGCGCAAGCATTACGTCTGGGCCTCGATCACCTACCTGGCCGGCGCTTCGGCTGCCGCCATCACCTTTAAGCTCATCGGCATGGTCGGCTTTTACGCGTTCATCGCCGTGATGCCGATTGTCGCCATCATCTACTTCACCTACCTGACCTACGTCAAAAACATCCAGGCTTCGACGGCGCAGGCCGAGAGCGAGAAGCGCTTTCACCAGGCTTTCGATCAAGCGCCCATCGGCATGGCGCTGGTCTCGCCCGATGGCCGCTGGCTGCAAGTCAACCAGTCGCTCTGTACGCTGATCGGCTACTCCGAGCCTGAGTTGTTGCAGAAGAACTGTCGGGCGATCACGCTGCCTGAAGACCTTCAGAAGATGGCCGCGACCATCGCCCAGGTGGCCGAGACGCAGGCCGCCATCTCGCAGGTCGAAGTGCGCTACCTGCACAAGCAAGGGCAGCAGGTCTGCGCCTTGATCGGCGTGTCGCCGCTCGTCGGCGCTGAAGAGGCCGCGCCGCAGTTGATCTTCCAGATACAGGACATCACCGACCGCAAGCGCGCCGAAGCGCAGCTCATTCACGACGCTTATCATGACGCGCTGACCGGGCTGCCCAATCGCTCGTGGTTCACTGAACAGCTCGGCCAGGCGCTCACTGCCGCGCGCAGCGACTCGCGGGCCGGCTTCGCCGTTCTCTTCCTCGACCTCGACCGCTTCAAGATCATCAACGACAGCATGGGCCACCTGTTCGGCGATCAGTTGTTAATCAACACCGCCGAACGCTTGAAGGCGAGCGTCCGCCCCGGCGACAAGATCGCCCGCCTCGGCGGCGACGAGTTCACCGTCTTGATGAGCGGGCTCACCGAGCAGGCCGAAGTCATTCAGATCGTCGAGCGCATTCAGCGCGAGGTGTCGCTGCCTTTCGTGTTGAATGGCTTCGAGACCTTCACGACCGCCAGCATCGGCATCGCCCTTTCAGAGCTCGGCTACGACAAGCCTGAAGAGCTGCTGCGCGACGCCGACACCGCCATGTACCAGGCCAAGTCTCTGGGCAAGGCGCAGCACGTCATCTTCGACAAGCGCATGCACCTGCGGGCTCTGAACCTGCTGCAACTGGAGAGCGACCTGCGGCGCGCGATAGACCGCGGCGAGTTCCGCGTCCAGTATCAGCCGATCATCTCGCTGAGCAGTGGGACGCTGAGCGGCTTTGAGGCGCTGGTGCGCTGGCACCACCCCGAGCGCGGCTTGATTTCGCCCGACGAGTTCATCTCGGTCGCCGAAGAGACCGGCTTGATCGTGCCGCTCGGCAAGTGGGTGCTGGCCGAAGCCTGCGGGCAGATGAAGCTGTGGGAGGCGCGCTTTGGCGCCGACCTGCCGCTGTTGATGAGCGTCAACCTCTCTAGCCGTCAGTTCATGGACGCCAACCTGCTCGATCAGATACTCCAGATCGTCGCCGAAACGCGCGTTGACCCGCGCAAGCTGAAGCTCGAAATTACCGAGAGCGTCGTCATGGAGAACATCGAGGTGGCGACGCAGATGCTCAACCAGTTGCGCGCCATCGGCGTCGGCCTGAGCATAGATGATTTCGGCACAGGCTACTCGTCGCTGTCGTACCTGCACCGTCTGCCGATCAACACCTTGAAGATTGACCGCTCGTTCGTCAGCCGCATGAATGACCAGAATGAGAATTACGAGATTGTCCGCACCATCGTCTTGCTGGCGCAAAACCTCGGACTGGGGATCATCGCTGAAGGCGTTGAGACCATCGAGCAGGTGGCGCGCCTGGCCGAGCTGAAATGCGATCACGGCCAGGGCTTCTTCTTCTCCAGGCCCATTGACGCCGACAACGCCACGCTGCTGGTCGAAAAGATGATGCGCGCCGAGCCGATCAGCATGGAAGTAGACGAATTGATCGGCGGCCACCTCGACGTCGCGCTGGTCAACACCTACCCAATGTAA
- the lipB gene encoding lipoyl(octanoyl) transferase LipB translates to MQTATDQTTQPRRVCEARWLGRTSYADGLRLQEGAVEGLRAGAGNEQLLLLEHPHVFTLGRGADAANILADEQQLAAHAIEVHETGRGGDVTYHGPGQLVGYPIINLKPDRCDVHRYVRDIEEVLIRTVGEYGVKGERINGLTGVWVGDEKVAAIGVRIARWVTSHGFALNVNTDLRYFQMIVPCGITDKGVTSLSRLVGRELDLREVAGVATRHFSEVFDRDIAGEQES, encoded by the coding sequence ATGCAGACGGCAACCGATCAAACGACCCAACCGCGCCGCGTGTGTGAAGCGCGCTGGCTCGGACGGACGAGCTACGCGGATGGCTTGCGCTTACAGGAGGGCGCCGTCGAAGGCTTGCGCGCAGGCGCTGGCAACGAGCAGTTACTGTTGCTTGAGCATCCGCATGTTTTCACACTCGGGCGCGGTGCCGACGCGGCCAACATTCTTGCCGACGAACAACAGCTCGCCGCGCACGCCATCGAAGTTCACGAGACCGGGCGCGGCGGCGACGTGACCTACCACGGGCCGGGCCAACTGGTCGGCTATCCCATAATCAATCTCAAGCCGGACCGCTGCGACGTGCACCGTTACGTGCGCGACATCGAAGAGGTCTTGATTCGCACGGTTGGCGAGTACGGCGTCAAAGGCGAGCGCATCAATGGGCTCACGGGCGTCTGGGTGGGCGACGAGAAGGTGGCGGCCATCGGTGTGCGCATTGCCCGCTGGGTGACCAGTCACGGCTTCGCGCTCAACGTCAACACCGACCTGCGATACTTCCAAATGATCGTGCCGTGCGGCATCACTGATAAAGGCGTCACGTCGCTCAGTCGCCTGGTGGGCCGCGAGCTTGATCTGCGCGAAGTCGCCGGCGTCGCCACACGCCATTTCAGCGAAGTCTTCGACCGCGACATAGCAGGCGAACAGGAGTCATGA
- a CDS encoding serine/threonine-protein kinase has translation MSERVAPERWQQIEALYHAALERPPAKRRAWLAAHCACDAELRREVESLLAYDERAADFIEAPALEMAARHVAALAERRAPGQQLGAYKILSPLGEGGMGEVYLAEDPRLGRRVAIKFLPEIIADDPQARRRFLREARAAAALDHPNICAIHEVNEEDGQPFIVMQYITGETLAARLRRQPMAITEALDYAIQIVDALAEAHSHHIIHRDIKPDNIIINSRRQVKVLDFGLAKIIAPDEPSASLADTQSFISTPGAIIGTAPYMSPEQARGEPLDARTDVFSFGAVLYEMISGRSPFDAPSRADTLLAVINSIPPPLAHYADDVPDELQRMIGKALRKDRDRRYQTMRDLLIDLESLRDQLTLGSSPAPSALASAEPAQAVTSPATASRLRRGFAHLVRWLKS, from the coding sequence ATGAGTGAGCGGGTTGCGCCGGAACGCTGGCAGCAGATCGAGGCGCTTTATCATGCGGCGCTGGAGCGTCCGCCGGCGAAGCGCCGCGCCTGGCTCGCGGCGCATTGCGCCTGTGATGCCGAGCTGCGCCGCGAAGTCGAATCCTTGCTCGCCTACGACGAGCGGGCGGCGGATTTTATTGAAGCGCCGGCGCTCGAAATGGCGGCGCGCCATGTCGCCGCCCTCGCCGAGCGGCGCGCGCCGGGACAGCAGCTCGGCGCTTACAAAATTCTCTCGCCGCTCGGCGAGGGCGGCATGGGGGAAGTCTATCTCGCTGAAGACCCACGGCTCGGGCGGCGCGTCGCCATTAAGTTTCTGCCCGAAATCATCGCCGATGACCCGCAGGCGCGGCGGCGGTTCTTGCGCGAGGCGCGCGCCGCGGCGGCACTCGACCATCCGAACATCTGCGCCATTCACGAAGTCAACGAAGAAGACGGCCAGCCCTTCATCGTCATGCAATACATCACCGGCGAAACGCTCGCGGCTCGCCTGCGCCGCCAGCCAATGGCCATCACCGAGGCGCTCGACTATGCCATTCAGATCGTTGACGCGCTGGCCGAGGCGCACTCGCATCACATCATCCACCGCGACATCAAACCGGATAACATCATTATCAACTCGCGCCGCCAAGTGAAGGTGCTCGACTTTGGGCTGGCCAAGATCATCGCGCCGGACGAGCCATCCGCCAGCCTCGCCGACACGCAATCGTTCATCAGCACGCCGGGCGCGATCATCGGCACCGCGCCGTATATGTCGCCCGAGCAGGCGCGCGGCGAACCGCTTGATGCGCGCACCGACGTCTTCAGCTTCGGCGCGGTGCTTTATGAAATGATCAGCGGGCGCTCGCCGTTCGACGCGCCGAGCCGCGCCGACACGCTGCTAGCCGTCATCAACAGCATCCCGCCGCCGCTGGCGCATTACGCCGACGACGTTCCCGACGAGCTGCAACGCATGATCGGCAAGGCACTGCGCAAGGACAGAGACCGGCGCTACCAGACGATGCGCGATCTGCTGATCGACCTGGAAAGCCTGCGGGATCAACTGACACTCGGCAGCAGTCCAGCACCGTCAGCCTTGGCGAGCGCCGAGCCGGCGCAGGCAGTGACGTCACCGGCTACCGCGTCTCGCCTGCGACGCGGTTTCGCGCATCTCGTCCGCTGGTTAAAATCTTAA
- a CDS encoding sigma-70 family RNA polymerase sigma factor — MAEPNGAITEILLAWGDGDESALERLMPIVYAELRRLAHRYMNREREGHTLQTTALVNEAFLKLIDSSRVRWQNRAHFFAVSAQLMRRILVDFARSRHYQKRGGAAQRVSFDAALLVGAARGGDLIALDDALTALAEIDKRKSKVVELRFFGGLSVEETAEALKVSPDTVMRDWRLAKAWLLRELSNE; from the coding sequence ATGGCCGAGCCGAACGGAGCGATCACCGAAATCCTGCTGGCCTGGGGCGACGGCGACGAGTCGGCGCTCGAACGGCTGATGCCCATCGTCTACGCCGAGCTGCGCCGCCTGGCGCACCGCTACATGAACCGTGAGCGCGAGGGCCACACGTTGCAGACGACGGCGCTGGTCAACGAAGCTTTTCTCAAGCTGATCGATTCGAGCCGCGTGCGCTGGCAGAACCGCGCTCACTTCTTCGCCGTGTCGGCGCAGTTGATGCGCCGCATCCTTGTAGATTTCGCGCGCTCGCGCCATTACCAGAAGCGCGGCGGCGCGGCGCAACGCGTGTCGTTCGACGCCGCGCTTCTGGTCGGCGCGGCGCGCGGCGGCGACCTGATCGCGCTCGACGACGCGCTCACGGCACTGGCCGAGATAGACAAGCGCAAGAGCAAAGTCGTCGAGCTGCGCTTCTTCGGCGGCCTCAGCGTCGAAGAGACCGCCGAGGCGCTGAAGGTTTCGCCCGACACCGTCATGCGCGACTGGCGGCTGGCGAAAGCATGGCTGCTCAGGGAGTTGAGCAATGAGTGA
- a CDS encoding dihydrolipoamide acetyltransferase family protein encodes MAEEVKMPQMGESIAEGTIVKWLKQVGETVKRDEPLFEISTDKVDAEIPAPASGVLSEIKVNEGETVAVNTVVAVINGAGAQPAAVPKQDVAPAAPAPAVPAPAAPPAPAEQATAPAAEAPSEAAAAPPADEQQKAAATDTSAPAAAPQSEEELRRLRSSPVVRKIAQEQGVDISQIQGTGISGRVTKNDILSYIENRGATPATPQVTQAPAPSSAAAAPQAAPPQAPRPPQPLSPPAAATTEVGPPPYSEGDRVQIEPMSIMRRKIAERMIESHRVSAHVYSVIEVDYTETARLRDRLKGEYLERDGVKLTFLPFIIKAVIEGIKKWPIINSSVWGDQVVYKQDINVGVAVALDWGLIVPVIRNADEKSLLGLARAVNDLGDRARNKKLKPDEVQGGTFTITNPGVFGGLMGLPIINQPQVAILGVGGIKKRPVVINDAIAIRQTGLLTMSYDHRIIDGAVAEQFLAILRDVIEAGEYTS; translated from the coding sequence ATGGCTGAAGAAGTGAAGATGCCGCAGATGGGCGAATCTATCGCGGAAGGAACGATTGTCAAATGGCTCAAGCAGGTCGGCGAGACGGTCAAACGCGACGAGCCGTTGTTTGAGATTTCGACCGACAAGGTGGATGCCGAGATTCCCGCGCCGGCCTCGGGCGTGCTGTCCGAGATCAAGGTGAACGAAGGCGAAACGGTCGCGGTCAATACGGTCGTCGCGGTCATCAACGGCGCAGGCGCGCAGCCCGCTGCCGTGCCGAAGCAGGACGTCGCGCCCGCCGCGCCTGCGCCCGCTGTGCCTGCGCCCGCCGCGCCACCTGCGCCGGCTGAGCAAGCGACTGCGCCCGCCGCTGAAGCGCCGAGCGAAGCCGCTGCCGCGCCGCCCGCCGATGAGCAGCAGAAGGCGGCGGCGACCGACACGTCAGCGCCGGCTGCCGCGCCACAGTCCGAAGAAGAATTGCGCCGCCTGCGCTCGTCACCGGTCGTCCGCAAGATCGCTCAAGAGCAAGGCGTTGACATCTCGCAGATTCAAGGCACGGGGATCAGCGGACGCGTCACCAAGAACGACATTCTCAGCTACATCGAAAACCGCGGCGCGACGCCCGCAACGCCACAAGTGACGCAAGCACCTGCCCCGTCATCAGCGGCGGCTGCGCCACAGGCGGCACCGCCGCAAGCGCCGCGCCCGCCGCAGCCGCTCAGCCCGCCTGCGGCTGCGACTACGGAAGTCGGCCCGCCGCCTTACAGCGAAGGCGACCGCGTGCAGATCGAGCCGATGTCGATCATGCGCCGCAAGATCGCCGAGCGCATGATCGAAAGCCACCGCGTCTCGGCGCACGTCTATTCGGTCATCGAAGTGGATTACACAGAGACCGCCCGCCTGCGCGACCGCCTGAAGGGCGAATATCTTGAACGCGACGGCGTCAAGCTGACCTTCCTGCCGTTCATCATCAAAGCGGTCATCGAAGGCATCAAGAAGTGGCCGATCATCAACTCGTCGGTGTGGGGCGACCAGGTCGTCTACAAGCAGGACATCAACGTCGGCGTGGCGGTGGCGCTCGACTGGGGATTGATCGTGCCGGTGATCCGCAACGCCGACGAGAAATCCTTGCTCGGGTTGGCGCGCGCGGTCAACGATCTCGGCGACCGCGCCCGCAACAAGAAGCTCAAGCCCGACGAAGTGCAGGGCGGCACCTTCACGATTACCAATCCCGGCGTCTTTGGCGGCCTGATGGGATTGCCGATCATCAACCAGCCGCAGGTGGCCATTCTCGGCGTCGGCGGCATCAAGAAGCGGCCCGTCGTCATTAACGACGCCATCGCCATTCGCCAGACCGGGTTGCTGACGATGAGCTACGACCATCGCATCATTGACGGCGCGGTGGCGGAACAGTTCCTCGCCATCCTGCGCGACGTGATCGAAGCGGGCGAGTACACCTCTTAG
- a CDS encoding alpha-ketoacid dehydrogenase subunit beta, whose translation MAAITLLEAIRQGLWEEMERDERVFILGEDIGIYGGAFKMTDGFLEKFGEERVIDTPISESAIVGAACGAAMMGLRPVAEMQFIDFISCAFDMITNYAAKSRYRQDIGLPMVVRGPCGGGVHGGPFHSQNVEAFFLNTPGLKMVEPSTPYDAKGLIKAAIRDEDPVLFFEHKLLYRNPKIKQEVPAEDYIVPIGQAAVRRTGSTMTIITYGAMVYTALEAAEKLEAEGIDAEVIDLRTLLPIDRETILESVKKTSKAIILHEATRTGGMAGELTAIINEGAFEYLDGPVVRVTAIDTPVPYAPPLEEFFLPQVADVLKAARALAAY comes from the coding sequence ATGGCTGCAATCACCTTACTCGAAGCGATACGCCAGGGGCTGTGGGAAGAGATGGAGCGCGACGAGCGCGTCTTCATCCTCGGCGAAGACATCGGCATTTATGGCGGCGCCTTTAAGATGACCGACGGCTTTCTCGAAAAGTTCGGCGAAGAGCGCGTCATCGATACGCCCATCTCTGAGAGCGCGATTGTCGGCGCGGCCTGCGGCGCGGCGATGATGGGGCTGCGCCCCGTGGCCGAGATGCAGTTCATCGATTTCATCTCGTGCGCTTTCGACATGATTACCAACTACGCCGCCAAGAGTCGCTATCGCCAGGACATCGGCTTGCCGATGGTGGTGCGCGGCCCGTGCGGCGGCGGCGTTCACGGCGGGCCGTTCCATTCGCAGAACGTCGAAGCGTTCTTCCTCAACACGCCCGGCCTCAAGATGGTCGAGCCGTCAACGCCCTATGATGCCAAGGGCTTGATCAAAGCCGCTATTCGCGACGAAGACCCGGTGTTGTTCTTCGAGCATAAGCTGTTGTACCGCAATCCGAAGATCAAGCAGGAAGTGCCGGCGGAAGATTACATCGTCCCCATCGGCCAGGCTGCGGTGCGGAGAACCGGCAGCACCATGACAATCATCACCTATGGGGCGATGGTCTACACGGCGCTCGAAGCCGCCGAGAAGCTCGAAGCTGAAGGCATTGACGCGGAGGTGATTGACCTGCGCACCCTGCTGCCGATTGACCGCGAGACGATTCTCGAATCGGTCAAGAAGACGAGCAAAGCGATCATTCTTCATGAGGCGACGCGCACCGGCGGCATGGCCGGCGAGCTGACGGCCATCATCAATGAAGGCGCGTTCGAATACCTCGACGGGCCGGTGGTGCGTGTCACGGCCATTGACACGCCGGTGCCTTACGCGCCGCCGCTCGAAGAATTTTTCCTGCCGCAAGTCGCCGACGTGCTGAAAGCCGCGCGCGCGCTGGCAGCTTATTGA